The genomic stretch CACATGTACATGTCAGTCATTTCACCTGTAAAAGAATTATACAAATCAAACCCGCCTCCAAAGGAGTCCGGCTTCTGCCCCAGGATGATCACAGCCTCGGCACTGATGGATTAGCCTTTCCACAGGCCCTTCCTGGGTAAGGGCTTCCCGTTCACCCAGAACTCGGCTATGCCGGTGGTGGAGTCCCAGCCGGCACAGACGTGCTCCCAGTCCATATGGGTCTCTGGGACTCTGAAAGTcacaaattccccccccccccccccgtatagTCCGTACTGCCTGGGTTTGGGTTTGAAGAGCAGGATCTCATTGTCCTGGGCTTTGGCAGCGTAGGAGAAGAGGTTGTATGGCCGAGTCAGATCAGTGAAGTATCTCAGACACACGGTGAAGTTCTGCAGCGGCCACTCCGGTTCCGGCTTCACGACCACATGGGCATCGCTAGGGTCCTTCTGAAAGACAAACATCTTTTGATAAAGATCTGGGAGAGATGAGAGACATGTTGGGTGTTGGTACTGGTGTGATGGTATCACTACTCAGGCCCCTCGCTACAGACTCTGCTCTTCATTCCAGTGCTTGCGCCGCTCTGCAGTTTGCCCTGGACTCCTCAGTCTTGGCCCTCAGCACCATCTGCTCTTCCACTTCCACACCCCTCTACCCAGTAACCCTTGCGTGTCAAAGTGTGAACAATGTATGGCCCACACCTCCCccagccaatcagagaacagGCTGTGCAGTCATTGCCAAATGCCAACTCAACCCTTTTTGACCAATGTACAGTCCGTACTCCCGTAAATCCCTCCTTAATTTCTCATGCCATCTGAGTCCCTCCCACTGACCACCCAGAAGGCAGGAGGTTTAGATGCGCCTGCCTGCAATGGGGTATTCACCTCACACTAGTCCACAAAGGGTTAATGTGGCTCAGAGAGGGTTAAATAACCTGATTAAACCCATCTGAGGGAGAGTTTGGCTTGATGGACAAGCCCTGATTGaggatggagcccagctgagcagGAGCAGGCAAGGCTCCTctgaagccaggaagctggcagcagaaaGGGGGATGCAGTGTGGAAGCCTGAAGTCACTTTTTGGGcttagagagggaaaggaggggaccatggggggagaggagaagccctgggatcctggccctgaagGAAGGGGGTACCCAGCGGGGTGTGGGAGCAGAAGCCTAAGAGAGGTGGGCTTATAAGATTACTTAAACCTGCTGAGCCACATTAACCCTTTGTGGGCTAGTGTGGCGTGAACACCCCCTCATATTGCTCCATGACCATGCTCAATGGCGTTTAACTTGGGAGACCTGCTCAGGTTGTGTGTGAAACACTTCGGATTAAGGGTGGAAAGTGGTGCCCCCATATCTGCTTGTGAGCCTGCTTGTCACAACCGTGTCTCataaaatgcacattttgaaCAGTGGGGCGATTAGCCATGGGAACAGCTTAC from Dermochelys coriacea isolate rDerCor1 chromosome 24, rDerCor1.pri.v4, whole genome shotgun sequence encodes the following:
- the LOC119847630 gene encoding mucosal pentraxin-like, which gives rise to MEKLQLWLLVLAGLLGAVTQEDLYQKMFVFQKDPSDAHVVVKPEPEWPLQNFTVCLRYFTDLTRPYNLFSYAAKAQDNEILLFKPKPRQ